GAGCTCTTTGTCTTCAAGGAATCTCTTTTCGTGGAGGAATCCGCATTCAACGAGCACGGATGGCACATCGACTTCCGGCGTTATCTTTGCACGCTCATAATAGGCATTCTCGAAAGCGTCGCCGAGTATGATCAGACTTCGCAACGCTATACCGTCGCGGACAAGCGTCTTGAGGTCATAGTGCTTCCTGATATCCGGGGTAATGAACTGCTTATTATGCTCGATGGTCGGGTTCGACCGGTAGCGTGCGGCCAGCGCCGCCCGGATCGTGCGGGCTGCCGTCATGGATTCATCAAAGCGGCGATTATTGGGGCTCACGCACAGGTGAAAACCGTTCTTGATCTCCTCCCGCTGATGCCGTTTATCGGCGACATAATCAAAATGGATGCTGAGAAGCAGATCGCATTTTTTCTGTATCGCATAATAGCGGACCGCATAGAGTTCGGCAAGGTCCTTATCTTCCATCTGCGCATTTCGTCTGTCATTGGTGACGGTCGTTCGCGCGATGCCGTACAGCAGTACTTGGTTCGACGCTACGGTCTCCGGTATGATGCCCAGGTAATTCGAGGCCCCGCGACTTATCCCGACCTCAAAACGGCCGTCGGCACGGAGCAGCTCCTCAAGATGGCGCGAGACCGCATAGTTGACAAGATATTCCTCGCCGATGATGCCGCGCACGCTGTTCGTATGCCGCGTATGCCCCGGATCGATGAACACGCGGAACAGACGTTTTGCGGAACTCGACGGTGCGCATTGGAACACGATCGCGATCGCTGCAAAGAAGATGATGACACGTCGGGTACGAATGGTATTGAACATATCACCAGTATATCAGAAAGACGCTCTACGGGCAATACGCCAGTGTGTGACTTTCTATTGTGGTAACGCAGCGAAATAATTGCAAATGGCTATGGTTAGCCAGACACGAATTACACTAATTTCCACGAATTATTCGTGTTATTCGTGCAATTCGTGTCTATCCCTCTTACCCGCTTAATCCGGCGTTAATCGATCAGTATATTTCACCTACAAAAAAATTCACTCACAATACGCCATGGCAACGCCATCACCCACGACGGTGCGGCCCCGCATGAAGGACAAGTCTTCGATATTCACTCGGCGACATCCCCGCTATCTTCCTGAACACGTTCGAGAAATAGTACTGGTCGCGATACCCGGTGCGCGCCGCGATATCGCGTAGCGAAAGCCCTGTATGCATAAGCTCCTTCGCTGCGGTAATGCGCCGCATCGCCACATATTCCATCGGGGCGACGCCGTAGAGCGCCTTGAACCGTGTGCTGTAGTAATTCGGTGTCAGCCCCTCGAGCGCGGAAAGATCGGCGACCGATATCTCTTTTTCATACTGCGTATCAATGCGGCGTACACTTTCCGCGAACTGCGACTCCCTTGCACTGCCGACGCCGGCTGCGTGGGACAGGACCTCCCGAAGCAGACGGAGCGTGCGTTCCTTGAGCACTATCACCGCGGCAGCCAGCGAGCGTACGTTCAGGTCGTTACGGCTTTCGACGATATCGCTGAAAATGAACTCTTTTTCGCGCGGGAATGCAGGGACATGCATAGGAAGCGCATCCAGATACGTTGCGGAAAGCATTATATCGGAGAAGCGCGCTACCCTGCCCCGCGCTCTATCGATACGTTTTTTGTCCGCCGGCGACAGGAAAAAATACACGTAATAATGCGAGGACGATGCCCCCGCGGAGCAGTATCGATGGGACACGTTCGGCGGCATGATGAGCACATCCGTCGGGGCAAGCGTGAACGAATGATCGAGCACATCGATTACGTACTTCCCGGAGGCGATATAAATGATCTCATAGCCGCGTATCGTCCGGGGGCCGACGGTGACGCCGGAAGGATAGTCCACCAAGCCCGCCGCCTCAACGACCGGCGAGAGCGAGTGAATGTCGATGTGATAGGGTGCCGACGGCATCGGTACAGTATAAACCACATCGTAGAATTTTACATCCCGAACATACGATATTCCATTGTATTTTTGGCGCACTCTGCATACACTGGAAAGACAACACCGCGTACGAACGGAGTACCGTAATGGGAAAAGCCTTTCTCCTGTGCCTGTTCACACTGTCATCGATCGCAGCCGTTTGCGAGGAGCCGGAATTGACGGGCTTGCCGAACGGTACACCGCTTCTCCGGGCGGTATATCATGAAGCGCTGAAACTCGGCGATTATACGGACAATCGTGCTGCAGCCGAGATCATCTCTGTCGATGAACCGTTCGCAAAGGCCATTCGCGTGACCGTTCCGGCAAAGATGGGCAGCCCGTCTGCGATACAGCTCAAAGCCCCGCTCGCATCCCCCGTGGCCAAAGACGATGTCGTCGCCCTTATTTTCTATATCAGATCGGCCGGCAGCGGCGGGTGCGAATCTCTTTCCCTCATCGAATGCAATGAGCCGAAATGGGCGGGGCTCATCGTCACGACCGCGCGCGCCGAGGGTGAATGGAAACGCTATTTCCTCGTGGGAACGGCAAAACAGGACTTCCCGGCGGAAAAAACGACGCTGACATTTCAGGTCGGCAACAAGCAGCAAACCGTGGATATCGGCGGCATCACGCTCATCAATTACGGGACATCGGTGGGCTATAATTCCACCACGAAGAAACTCCGGACAGCGGGGAGTGAAAGTGCTGCGGCGGAAAACGCGAACATACTCATGAAAGCGAACGATCGATGGAAACCGATCGATATGGAAAATATCCAGATAGCATCGGGGAGCGCGCTCGACTTGAGCCGCCTCGTCGATGGTCCTGCAGGGAAATACGGGCGCGTTACCATCACACCCGGCGGACTTCTCTCCTTCACCGATCGGCCGCAGAAGGAAGTACGCTTCTTCGCATTCAACGCGCTCATTAATCATCTCTTCGATCATCCCGATGTTGCCCTTGCCGGCGCGACCGAAGAGCGGACAAAAGAGAACTGCCGCGCCTATGCGGCGCTCGTCAAGCGTCACGGCTATAACATGATACGCCTGCATTATGTAGATTTCTATCTTATGACCGACTCGACGGCGGATTATTCATGCAATCCGCTGAATCTCGATCGTTTTGAGTATCTCATACACTGCTTCAAGCAGGAGGGCATCTATTTCGGCCTGGATACGATGAGCTTTACCGGCCTTAAGCGCGCAACGTGGAACGAAGGCCAGGCCATGCGCTACAAAGAGCGTTTCCTGGTCGATCCCGCATCGCGTGAGGTATGGGAAAAGAGCGTGCGTGTCATCATGAACCATAAGAACCCGTACACGAAACTGTCGCTCGCGGACGACCCCGCGGTCGCGTATGTCACGCTCTTCAACGAGCAGGACCTCGGCGTATATCGAGATAATTTCGCCGGCCCCGAATTCCGTCCCCTGGCAGAAAGGCGATGGCGTGAATTCCTCGCCAAACGCTACAAGAACGATTATCCCGCTCTCATGCGGAACTGGGGGGATGCCGCAATCCCGGGGGGCTCGTTCGAAACGATACCGTTCTTCGGCAAGCAGGAAGCCGCCGGCACAACTCAGCGCGCGAACGATATCGGTATATTCCTTTACGAAATAGAAGCGGATATGCATTCATGGTATCTTGGAACGCTTCGAGGCATCGGCTATAAAGGATATTCCGTGCTCTATGACGTACTCACGTTCTTCCGCCACCATGCGATACATAATGATTCCTCCCTCGTGGCGAATCATGGATACCACGCGCTCCCGACCGACGGCGAACGCCCGGGCTCACGCGTTACGCAGGACAGCGCCATTGCTACCGCGGCAAGTTACTGGCGCTCACGAGCCGCCGCGCGTCTCCTCAATCGTCCGCTCCTGATAACCGAATATGGCTCGCCTTATTGGGGACGCTACCGCCATGAAGAGGGGCTCTTCTACGCGGCATATTCATCGCTTCAGAAGCAGAGCGCCATCACGGTTCATGAGCAGGCGGTCGCATTCCGCTCAGCACCGCTCAGGGAATGCTACTACGGACGCGATCCTATCGGCCGTGCAAGCCAGGTCATGGCGGCATTCCTTTATCAGCGCGGCGATGTAAAGCCGTCACCGCATACGGTAGCGATAGCAGTGAACGATGCTTATATTTTCACCAACGGCACGCTGAACCGGACTATCAACAGTGAGCAGAGCAAGATAGCCCTGCTCTGCGGATTCGGCGTCCAGTACGATAAAAAATATCCAGAGGGCCTTCCGCCGTACCGTACTCCGGATGTGATGCTCCTTCCCACCGACGGCGGCGAAGTGGCGATAACCGGCGAGGGCATGGGCGGTATGGCGAATGTCATCGATCGCGGCGACGGGAGTGATCTGACGCGCGTTATCGCGCTCCTGAAAAGCAAAGGCGTGCTTTCCGCGGACAACACCTCAAGCGCTTCAAAAGAGATATATCAGAGCGATACAAAAGAGCTCACGATGTTCACCCCTGACGGCCAATTCACCTTGATCACACCGCGCGCCGAGGGCGTGATATTGAAGGAGAACGGCAAAACGTCCTTGAACGCCGCACGCCTCGTAAGCACGACAACGCCGGCCGCCATTGCAGTCATTTCGCTCGACGAGGCGCCCCTGACGGAAAGCAAGCGACTCCTCCTCGTCTACTCCACCGATGCGGTCAACACCGGGCTTGAAACGTCCCCCGATCGGGTATCTCTGATAAAAATGGGAACGCTGCCGATACTGGTCGAAACAGGAACGGTGAAGATAGCCCTCAGGAACAAGTACGCGCGATCCATGAAATGCCATGCGCTCGGCATGGACGGACAACGCAGGGAGATCGTGGAACTGCGCGAACCGGTCGACAATGAAGCGCGTATACTCATCGATACGGGCACGCTCGTAAAGGGTCCGGCACTTTTCTTTGAATTGACCGCGGAATAAGGTACGTGTACTATTTCGTGAAATGATCGCGCACACGCACGGCAAGTGATCTGCTCACGCCGCGTACCTGCGAAAGTTCATGTACATCCGCTTTTTTTATCGCTTCAATATTTTTAAAGTGGCTGAGCAGCCGTTTCCTGAGCGCAGGTCCAACGCCCTCAATACGTTCAAGCACGCTTGCAAGCGATCCCTTCACACGCGCACGAGCATGGCGCGAATTCCCGAAGCGATGCGCCTCATCGCGTATACGCTGAAGCAGGAGCAGCCCCTCATCGTTCGCCGGGAGCCTCAGCGGCTCATCCCGATTCGGGAGATATATCTCCTCAAGCCGCTTGGCAAGAGCGATGATCTTCTGGCCGTGTATCGATAATTCCTTTAATGCATCGATCGCCGCGTTGAGCTGCGCACGTCCGCCGTCAATGAGTATAAGGTCAGGCATCGGTTTTCCTTCTGCTACCAGACGCCGATAGCGGCGGAACACCGCCTCGCGTATCGACCGAGGGTCATCGATATCGGCGACGGTGCGTATGCGGAACAATCGATAGTTCTTCTTATCGGCTACACCGTTGGTGAAACGCACGAGCGACGCGTATGTATGCGAACCCATGAGGTGGGCGATATCGAACGCCTCGATCAAAGCAGGCGGCCTCTCGAACTTGAACACCGATTGCAGCCGCGCAACACCGGATGAAAGCTCCTTCGTGAGATGCGTCTCCCTGAACGTCAGCCGCGCATTTTCATAAGCGATGGACAGTATGCCGCGTCTGGTATCGCCTGAAGCATAGGCTATCGCCACCGGAGACTTCTGCTTTTCGGCGAGCCACGCGGCTATGGCGTCGCGATCTTCGATATCCTCACCGACACGGATGACCGCGGGCGCATCGATCGTCTCGTAATGCCGTTTGATGAATTCCGCCATTATCTCCGCCGTCGATCCGAACCCCGTGACGGAAAAGCTTCTTTTATCAGTAAGCCTGCCGCCGCGCACACTGAGCAGAATGACCGTATAGTGATTGTTCTCACCATACATACCGATCACATCGGCGTTCTCGCCGTCGTGGACGTATACATCCTGCTTTACCCGCACGGCATCGAGCGCGGATATCTGATCACGTAATGCCTTTGCCTGTTCGAATTCCATGCCCTCTGCATGACGCTTCATCCGTTCGGTGAGCAGTTCTACAAGCCCGTCGATCTTCCCTTCCAGGATGAACACGGCCTCATCGATGAACGATCGATATTCCGCCTCACTGATAATGCCGGCACAGGGCGCTTTGCATTTATTGATATGATAATTCAGGCATTTTGCGTGGCGCTTGAACGTCGTATGGCGACAGGTACGTATCGGATACAGTCGTTCTATGAGACCGATTATCTCGCGAACCTGCCACACATCGACGAACGGGCCGAAATACCGGCCGTCGTTCGTGACGGTACGCGTTTTATAGATGCGCGGGAATGGCTCATCGGTCACCTTGATGAACGGATATGTCTTGTTGTCCTTGAGGTCGATATTGAAATGCGGCGTATGCTTCTTGATGAGCTCCGCTTCGAGGAGCAGCGCCTCGACCTCGCTCTGCGTTGCGATGTAATCGAGATCGTTGATCGCCTCGACAAGCAGCATCGTTTTCGGATCTTTTGCACCGTCATTGAAATAGGACTGCACGCGCTTTTTAAGTGATTTCGCCTTGCCGACGTAGATGATCCCGCCGGCCGCATCCTTCATCAAATATACGCCCGGAAGGTCCGGGACGGACCTGATTCGCTCTGCAAGCATAGTGTTATCGCACCGAAATGATTATAATTTTCCGTGCATGCCGAGTATCACTTCGATCTCGCCGCGTGTCATCTGTACCCGCTCGGCGATCTGTGACACGGTCACACCGGACCCGTATAAACTAACGATCCGCGACTGAATGTCAACAGCTTCCTCGCGAACGCCATCCGTCCCGACGGTAAGCGTAATATCTTTTTCCTCGCGTGTGGTCGACGATCGATATGCCGCTACCCCATACGACGTATCCGAAGCAGCCGCATCTTCATGTACCGTTGTTTTTTTTACCGGTGCACGCTTTGCCTGTACTTTATCGGATGCCTTGAGAAGCGACAATTCGGCATCCTTACTTGCCGCTACGGCCTCTTTCAGCCGATTGATGCGCTCTTCGATAAGCTCAACATTCTGCAAAGCGCTGCGATTGAACTCGGTCACCAGTGCATTCAGATCTTTTTCCATGCTCTCGATGATATCCCGTTCGACCTTTCGCCGCACAGGACCCACGATATAGAGATAGAAAAACGCAAAACCGGCTATCTCGATCAGTGCTAATACAATTATGGCTGCCAGCATGTGGACGGAGTATACAACGTTGGTACATTCCCGTCAACAATTATTTTACACTGTCAATGCGCGGGCAATGCACTGCTATCTGCTACTGATAGATGATGAGCATCGGCTCCGGTCTGAGCGAAACCACCTCTTCGGGCTTCATGATCGGATTGTCGTACGGGATATTCGTCTTCTCCGACGGGTACCAGAGCTTGAACGCCTTATTCGGCATATTCGTAGCAAGAGAATTGAACATGTGTATCGCACGCTTTGCAGCCGGAGGGCCGATACCCGATGTGGAATGCACGATGACGACCGGATCATACTGTGCGCGTATCGTACGGCGGTAGACGAGCATCTTCTCGTGGAACTGCGGGATGACGAGCATACGCTTTCCGGGGTAGCGGTTGGTGATGAGATACGCCTGCATATTCGACTGCGCCTCATTGATCTCCGCAGCGGTAACGATGCCGATATCCTCCATGGGCTTTTCCGTACGCCATTCCGGATCGAGCCCGAGATGCACATTGCTGTACGCGAGGAACGGCAGGAGAGAACGCATTGCGTACCCCACCGAGTGCTTCCCGATCTGATGATCGAGGAATACGAGCATCTTGTTCGACTGCGCGAAGTGTATGTACGACTCCACGATCTTCTTATCGAGCGTGATTATCTCTCCGCCGGGCGAGCACATGCCATAGACGATATAGAACGCGCAGGTGACCGTCGAGCGCCGATTCGTGCTGATATAGTTCGATGCCGCGGCGCGCAGCATCGGCACTAGCTCCTCTTTACTGTGGCGTCCGAGTATCCCCATCCGCAGGGAGCGCGGTTTTCCGTAGAACGCGACGATGTGATGATCGATCATGCTCGGCTGTATCTTGAACTTCGGCAATGACGCGAGCCACGTACGGAACGCGTTCGATCCCGATGCATTCGTTTTCCCCTTGACGGCGTTCGTCCCGGCGGACGCATTCGTACGCGTGATGGCGGTCTGAAGAGAAATATCGTTCGTATCGAGAGCGACATCCGCCCGCGATACGTTCGGACCCGCACCGAGGAGCGGTGCCATGAATATGACGACGAAGAATGATCGGCACATGTACATTAAGCTCATTCAACTTTGATGCCCATCGATATCGACAGGCATCGTAACAGCGTTCGCTGCGTACGACTATATATCGTCCATTTCGCGCGTCAAGTTCATCTCCCGGGCTCGTGTGCACTACCCCGGATCGACACATCGTGCAGCTATATGACGATACGATGTATGGATATTTCCCGCTTCCATGATACAATCCCTCCCACGAAAAACGGAGACCTCCATGGAACAAGAAGCATCACAGCCCTCGGAAAAGGCGGCCCGACTCGGTAAATTATCTACCCTTGCCGAACGCGGCATAGACCCCTACCCGGTCCGATTCGATGTCACGCATACGAGCACACAGATAAAGGAAAATTTCGATTCGCTCTCGAACGATAAGACGCCGCTCGCATCCGCCGGGCGCATCATGCTCATGCGCGTCATGGGCAAAGCGAGCTTCGCCACGATAAAGGACGCTGCCGGCACGATACAGATATACGTCACACGCGACGCCGTGGGCGAAGGCGAATACGAGGTGTTCAAGAAGCTTCTTGACATCGGCGACATCATCGGCGTTGCCGGCGAGGCGTTCCGAACACGCACCGGCGAGATAAGCATTCAGGTATCGAAATTCACGCTGCTTTCCAAGGCGCTCAATCCCCTTCCGGAGAAATTCCACGGCCTCACCGATACCGAAACGCGCTACCGTCAGCGCTATGTCGACCTCATCGTGAACGACGATGTGCGCGCTTCGTTCATACTGCGTTCGCGCATCGTACGCCGCATACGGGACTTCTTCACCGAGAAAGGCTTCCTCGAAGTGGAAACCCCCATGATGCAGATAATACCCGGCGGCGCCAAGGCGCGTCCGTTCATTACACATCATAATGCATTAAGCCGCGACATGTATCTCCGCATCGCACCCGAGCTTTATCTCAAGCGCCTCATCGTGGGCGGGCTTGACCGCGTGTTCGAGCTCAATCGCAATTTCCGCAACGAGGGCGTATCGACGAAGCATAATCCCGAGTTCACCATGCTCGAATGCTATCAGGCGTATGCCGACTACAATGACATGATGAAGCTCACCGAGGATATGTTCGCCGCAGTGTGCAGGGACGTGAATGGCGGCACATCGATCGAG
The window above is part of the Spirochaetota bacterium genome. Proteins encoded here:
- a CDS encoding N-acetylmuramoyl-L-alanine amidase, with amino-acid sequence MFNTIRTRRVIIFFAAIAIVFQCAPSSSAKRLFRVFIDPGHTRHTNSVRGIIGEEYLVNYAVSRHLEELLRADGRFEVGISRGASNYLGIIPETVASNQVLLYGIARTTVTNDRRNAQMEDKDLAELYAVRYYAIQKKCDLLLSIHFDYVADKRHQREEIKNGFHLCVSPNNRRFDESMTAARTIRAALAARYRSNPTIEHNKQFITPDIRKHYDLKTLVRDGIALRSLIILGDAFENAYYERAKITPEVDVPSVLVECGFLHEKRFLEDKELRELANCLYRGLIAYAGLPAGAKP
- a CDS encoding AraC family transcriptional regulator encodes the protein MVYTVPMPSAPYHIDIHSLSPVVEAAGLVDYPSGVTVGPRTIRGYEIIYIASGKYVIDVLDHSFTLAPTDVLIMPPNVSHRYCSAGASSSHYYVYFFLSPADKKRIDRARGRVARFSDIMLSATYLDALPMHVPAFPREKEFIFSDIVESRNDLNVRSLAAAVIVLKERTLRLLREVLSHAAGVGSARESQFAESVRRIDTQYEKEISVADLSALEGLTPNYYSTRFKALYGVAPMEYVAMRRITAAKELMHTGLSLRDIAARTGYRDQYYFSNVFRKIAGMSPSEYRRLVLHAGPHRRG
- the uvrC gene encoding excinuclease ABC subunit UvrC; amino-acid sequence: MLAERIRSVPDLPGVYLMKDAAGGIIYVGKAKSLKKRVQSYFNDGAKDPKTMLLVEAINDLDYIATQSEVEALLLEAELIKKHTPHFNIDLKDNKTYPFIKVTDEPFPRIYKTRTVTNDGRYFGPFVDVWQVREIIGLIERLYPIRTCRHTTFKRHAKCLNYHINKCKAPCAGIISEAEYRSFIDEAVFILEGKIDGLVELLTERMKRHAEGMEFEQAKALRDQISALDAVRVKQDVYVHDGENADVIGMYGENNHYTVILLSVRGGRLTDKRSFSVTGFGSTAEIMAEFIKRHYETIDAPAVIRVGEDIEDRDAIAAWLAEKQKSPVAIAYASGDTRRGILSIAYENARLTFRETHLTKELSSGVARLQSVFKFERPPALIEAFDIAHLMGSHTYASLVRFTNGVADKKNYRLFRIRTVADIDDPRSIREAVFRRYRRLVAEGKPMPDLILIDGGRAQLNAAIDALKELSIHGQKIIALAKRLEEIYLPNRDEPLRLPANDEGLLLLQRIRDEAHRFGNSRHARARVKGSLASVLERIEGVGPALRKRLLSHFKNIEAIKKADVHELSQVRGVSRSLAVRVRDHFTK
- the lysS gene encoding lysine--tRNA ligase, giving the protein MEQEASQPSEKAARLGKLSTLAERGIDPYPVRFDVTHTSTQIKENFDSLSNDKTPLASAGRIMLMRVMGKASFATIKDAAGTIQIYVTRDAVGEGEYEVFKKLLDIGDIIGVAGEAFRTRTGEISIQVSKFTLLSKALNPLPEKFHGLTDTETRYRQRYVDLIVNDDVRASFILRSRIVRRIRDFFTEKGFLEVETPMMQIIPGGAKARPFITHHNALSRDMYLRIAPELYLKRLIVGGLDRVFELNRNFRNEGVSTKHNPEFTMLECYQAYADYNDMMKLTEDMFAAVCRDVNGGTSIEYQDTTLSFAAPWPRIPMITAVKDNTGLDFRALSDADAVKAAKQIGIEMKGTPNKWVTMTHVFEEKVEPKLIQPTFITDFPQIVSPLAKCKKDDPELVERFEIFIYGREMGNAFSELNDPVDQKSRFEAQVKERATGDDEAMFMDEDYVNALEYGMPPAGGLGIGIDRLIMLFINTASIRDTILFPHMRS